A region from the Aegilops tauschii subsp. strangulata cultivar AL8/78 chromosome 5, Aet v6.0, whole genome shotgun sequence genome encodes:
- the LOC109743490 gene encoding peroxidase 57-like yields the protein MGHTKAAVLVVVLAIAVLGLATDSQAQLQNGFYTGKCRGNDVEAVVRGIVKARFAQDSAIVAHLLRLLFHECGVNGCDGGLLIDGTGTEKTAKPNLSVKGYDLITNIKTELEKRCPGVVSCSDIEILATRDAVNASTGQGYAVRTGRRDRRRSVATDVNLPGQDFTVPQAAAFFRTLGLSSDDMVVLLGAHTVGVTHCSMIKKSRLYSYGGKAGATDPSMDPELASTYKTYVCPNTASSDNNIVFLDDRSSASKLDNSFYKMLQRRRGALMVDQNLYNDGSTRWMVDRLANTDHFRWLFPQALAKLGEVNVLTGTQGEVRRVCTKFN from the exons ATGGGGCACACAAAGGCAGCAGTGCTAGTGGTGGTGCTTGCCATCGCCGTGCTTGggcttgccaccgatagccaggCGCAGCTGCAGAACGGGTTCTACACGGGCAAGTGCCGCGGCAACGACGTGGAGGCGGTGGTCCGGGGTATCGTCAAGGCCCGCTTCGCTCAGGACAGCGCCATCGTCGCCCACCTCCTACGCTTGCTGTTCCACGAGTGCGGCGTCAAT GGCTGCGACGGCGGGCTACTGATCGACGGCACCGGCACAGAGAAGACGGCAAAGCCGAACCTGAGCGTGAAGGGCTACGACCTCATTACCAACATCAAGACGGAACTCGAGAAGCGGTGCCCTGGCGTCGTCTCCTGCTCCGACATCGAGATCCTCGCAACCAGGGACGCGGTCAATGCGTCCACGGGACAGGGATATGCGGTGCGCACCGGGCGCAGGGACCGCCGGCGGTCCGTAGCCACTGATGTGAACCTTCCGGGCCAAGATTTCACGGTCCCGCAGGCAGCCGCTTTCTTCCGCACCCTCGGTCTCAGCTCGGACGACATGGTCGTTCTGCTGGGCGCACACACGGTTGGCGTCACGCACTGCAGCATGATCAAGAAGAGCCGTCTTTATAGCTACGGCGGCAAGGCCGGTGCAACGGACCCGAGCATGGACCCGGAGCTAGCGTCCACCTATAAGACATATGTGTGCCCCAACACGGCGTCCTCCGACAACAACATCGTGTTCCTGGACGACCGGTCCAGCGCGTCCAAGCTGGACAACAGCTTCTACAAGATGCTGCAGCGCCGCCGCGGCGCGCTCATGGTCGACCAGAACCTCTACAACGATGGCTCCACACGCTGGATGGTCGACAGGCTCGCCAACACTGACCACTTCCGCTGGCTCTTCCCGCAGGCGCTCGCCAAGCTGGGGGAGGTCAACGTGCTTACCGGCACACAGGGAGAGGTCCGCAGGGTCTGCACCAAGTTCAACTGA